CTTCCACACCAAAATAAAGCTGAGgcacccatccatccatcctaTTTAGTTAGATTAACAAAACATATAGGTCATAATTCTATTTACAAAAAAGTATGAAGTGAGCATTCCAACAGCGCACAACAGGGTACACAATGCAAATAGGTGCATTACAACCAACCAACAACTAGACGTTTAGCATGACAATTCTTTTGCCAAACAGAAAAGTTTTGCTATAGCACTTTAACTTTGATGTTTCTTTCCAATGATGTCATCATGTCTAGAGAACAGAAAACAAATTTGCACATTGTGGCTGAATTCTGGCACCATCATTGGATGAAACTTTCCTCGGGTGAAGCAAATCACAAATGCAGCAAGGGGGTCTAAGGTTTATACCCATGAAAGGAAAGGAACTAAACCCTTTGGAAACCTTGTTTTGTATTTGAACTTTGATGAAATCAACATAAACTTACATGAAAAGCAAGAAACATCATTTTTTTGGCAGCAAAGAAAAAACACAATTTTAAATTCATTTAAAAAGGGTAACAAAGTTGATTACGAATACAATACATGCATTTGTCTGCAGTCTCCGCACAATTTTTCTGCCATCAATTACCCATCCTAATTGTGTGACTAGTTTGTACTATTAGCCATCTCCTATTTAATTTGGATCAGAGAGAGTTCCCAGTTACTAAATTGGTGAAGCTCAACAGGCTACAGACCAATGTACATTTTGATCCCAAAAACATTCCTGAATATCGAGATTTTCAATATTACCGAATTACTATTCCATTTCAGTTTGATCTAACAGACTGCTTTCAATTAATAAATTGGTGAAGCTGGACAGCAGAGAACCAATGGTCTTTACAATTATACTGTGATTCCAGTTTCCATGGGGGAAAAACTGAATATACAAAAAATGCACTGTTTAGTCTCTTTTGTACACACCAAGGCTAATGTTCCTTCTTGAACAAATTTACAGATGACATTTGTAAATAATGAATATACATATTTGCAGCACCAATTACATGACTAAAAACATTAGAGTTATTGCTTTCATAAGGCTATAGTGAAACATGCACTCCTTTTAAACTGTAAATAGAAGAAACATTTGATAATTGACATTTGCACACAACCACTATCGCAAAACATTTTGGATTGCAGAAAGAATATTACTAAAAAAGAAGTAACTAAGGAAATCTATGAATAACATTTTTCTGAACAGATGCTTATGCTGAAACAGAAAGGTGCATCCTTTCAATCCAAATTTCTTCTTTTATATACATATTCCTTCCAAGCAAGAGGTCTACCTGACAAGCTACTCAGTATCAGAAGGTATATCTGGAACGGAGGCTGTATGGTGCACAAGGTTCTGCAACCCAGGTTTCAACTCCCTCTCACAGAAGTCCTCATACTCTTCCCTGTCCCCTGCCTTCATCTTCACCTCCACCACCACAAGGCTTGGTGTGAGCTCAAATACCTCGGCCGCAATTGTCAATGGACCCTTCTCACTTTCCCTCGTGCCTTCCAGGCTCACCCGCCAATCCTTCCGCCGAACTACAAAGCTCTTCACCTTTGCAATCTCCTCCAGTTTTGTTACAATCGTTTGCATGGGTTGTGCTGAGACAAACCTCACTTCGTTGCCACGCTCCTCAAACAACCCCGACAAATTGAATCCTCTTGAGAATGATATGATATCAAACGCATTTAGACTTACTGGCCGTGTGAGAGACCCAAGGGGTCGTCTTCTCTCCTCCGATGACAATGTGGCTGGGCAGGATGCTACTGACGAATCTGATTCCCACCCAGAGTCATCACCTTCGTCCTCTTgctgcggtggcggtggcggtggctgagGAGGAGGCTGACTAGGCCCCAGGTCCGGCACCTCATTCTCATCGTCTGCCAAACTGTGCACCTGGTCATCCTCGACATAGAACCTGACCGGTCGGAACCCCTTCAGAAACCATCTGCTCTCCATGATCTCAGCCACGGTGATCCTCGTCTCTGGGTTGGTGTCAAGCACACGATTCAGGAGACTGGTAAGATCCTTGGAGAACCACCTCGGGCACCGGAATTCCCCCCTGTAAATCTTGCGATACATCGCCATGAGGTTCTGGTCGTGGAACGGAAGGTAGCCTGCCATGAGCACGAACAGGATGACACCGCACGACCATATGTCCGCCTTGGCGCCGTCGTAGCCGCGGCGCGCGAGCACCTCCGGCGCGACGTAGGAGGGCGTGCCGCAGAAGGTGTGGAGAAGCCCGTCGGTGTGGAACTGGTCGGCAACGGCCGAGAGTCCGAAATCGGAGACCTTGAGGTCGCCGCGCTCGTCGACGAGGAGGTTTTCGGGCTTGAGGTCGCGGTGGAAGACGCCCCGGGCGTGGCAGAAGCCGACGGCGGAGATGAGCTGCTGGAAGTACCTGCGCGCGATGTCCTCCTTGAGGCGGCCCTTGGCGACGCGCGCGAAGAGCTCCCCGCCGCGGACGTACTCCATGACGAAGTAGATCTTGGACTTGGTGGCCATGACCTCGTAGAGGCGGACGATGTTGGGGTGGCGCACGCGGCGGAGGATGGCGATCTCGCGCTTGATGTGCGGGACGAGGCCGTTGCGGAGGGCCTTCTCCTTGTCGAGAACCTTGATGGCGACGGCCTCGCCGGTGTCGGCGTGGCGGGCGTGGTAGACCTTGGCGAAGGTGCCGTGGCCGAGGAGGCGGCCCAGCTCGTAGCGACCGAGCAGGAGGCCCGCGCGCTTGGGGGCCcccgcggaggaggccggccgccggggcTGCGGCGACGGGTCCCGCGACGACGGCGGGGTGGCGGCCATCGGGGTGGCGGAGCGTGGCCGGGCGCGCGGGGGAGCGGATGTGGGAAGGCGGGCGGGTCAGCCGATTAGGCGGTGGCGAGGACGCGGGGGCGAGGGCGCGGGCGGGAGGGGAAGGTGATGGGTGGCCGGCAATGGAGGGGGGACAGCCAACGGCTCCCGAATAGTTTCTCTTTTCTGTTCGCCCTTGTGCGCGGCGATGCGCTGGACGTGACCTGC
The nucleotide sequence above comes from Panicum virgatum strain AP13 chromosome 3K, P.virgatum_v5, whole genome shotgun sequence. Encoded proteins:
- the LOC120698134 gene encoding CBL-interacting protein kinase 19; its protein translation is MAATPPSSRDPSPQPRRPASSAGAPKRAGLLLGRYELGRLLGHGTFAKVYHARHADTGEAVAIKVLDKEKALRNGLVPHIKREIAILRRVRHPNIVRLYEVMATKSKIYFVMEYVRGGELFARVAKGRLKEDIARRYFQQLISAVGFCHARGVFHRDLKPENLLVDERGDLKVSDFGLSAVADQFHTDGLLHTFCGTPSYVAPEVLARRGYDGAKADIWSCGVILFVLMAGYLPFHDQNLMAMYRKIYRGEFRCPRWFSKDLTSLLNRVLDTNPETRITVAEIMESRWFLKGFRPVRFYVEDDQVHSLADDENEVPDLGPSQPPPQPPPPPPQQEDEGDDSGWESDSSVASCPATLSSEERRRPLGSLTRPVSLNAFDIISFSRGFNLSGLFEERGNEVRFVSAQPMQTIVTKLEEIAKVKSFVVRRKDWRVSLEGTRESEKGPLTIAAEVFELTPSLVVVEVKMKAGDREEYEDFCERELKPGLQNLVHHTASVPDIPSDTE